The Paenibacillus sp. RUD330 genome has a segment encoding these proteins:
- a CDS encoding Ger(x)C family spore germination protein: MKRLLRAFLCLPIASLPLLSGCWDRLDPENMAFIMAVGVDPGPSNDFIYTFAVAMPKSSNAAAGGDTSGGSDKIVDVFSQEASNLTAALMTSQSYVARRLTLIHSKVFVLGESLARKGIMPVMGEVVRNDEFRRTVNVITTKGRADTFIHSIKPRMEKDINLWFELELDPHNIGAVTPHHSRFHDFIVDMEQPGTGATTILSAARSDIEKGKARIPDGSSENRDTAQPMTEDEYAGEPHRSGETPIDFFGSAVYRGQRMAGFLTAYETVMLNMLRGEFEKTTLEFRDPSEKKLTMSIIMSAQKKPDIRIERRGDEVQVFFKVRMEGDLIGSFSELDYTLPRNQVMLEASVEEQLRERASKMLDKTMHQWSTDCFHIGNRVRRTFPTLKEWYAYKWRDHIKDAKYRLDIRFQMRRHGDQVGPAVEGDKMN; the protein is encoded by the coding sequence ATGAAGCGGTTGCTGCGGGCTTTCCTGTGCCTGCCGATTGCAAGCCTGCCTTTGCTGTCCGGATGCTGGGACCGGCTAGATCCCGAGAACATGGCCTTCATCATGGCTGTCGGCGTCGACCCGGGGCCGAGCAACGATTTCATTTATACGTTCGCGGTTGCCATGCCGAAGTCAAGCAATGCCGCCGCAGGCGGAGACACATCCGGCGGCAGCGACAAGATCGTCGACGTTTTTTCGCAGGAGGCATCCAATCTCACCGCGGCGCTCATGACGAGCCAGAGCTATGTCGCCCGCAGGCTGACCCTGATCCACTCCAAAGTGTTCGTTCTCGGGGAAAGCCTTGCCCGCAAAGGCATCATGCCGGTCATGGGCGAGGTCGTGCGCAACGATGAGTTCAGGAGAACCGTCAACGTCATTACGACAAAAGGAAGAGCGGATACGTTCATCCATTCCATCAAGCCCAGGATGGAGAAGGACATCAACCTCTGGTTCGAGCTGGAGCTGGATCCTCATAATATCGGCGCGGTGACTCCCCATCACTCCCGGTTCCATGATTTCATCGTCGACATGGAGCAGCCTGGGACGGGCGCGACGACGATCTTGTCGGCAGCGCGCTCCGACATCGAGAAGGGGAAAGCCCGAATTCCGGATGGGAGCTCGGAGAACCGGGATACCGCGCAGCCGATGACGGAGGACGAGTACGCAGGGGAGCCGCACAGGTCGGGCGAGACGCCGATCGACTTTTTCGGCAGCGCGGTATACCGGGGGCAAAGGATGGCCGGCTTCCTTACGGCCTACGAGACGGTCATGCTGAACATGCTCCGCGGAGAGTTCGAGAAGACGACGCTGGAATTTCGCGATCCATCCGAAAAGAAGCTTACGATGAGCATCATCATGAGCGCGCAGAAGAAGCCCGACATCCGCATCGAGAGGCGCGGCGACGAGGTTCAGGTGTTCTTCAAGGTGCGGATGGAGGGGGACCTGATCGGCTCGTTCTCGGAGCTGGATTATACGCTTCCGCGCAATCAGGTCATGCTTGAAGCTTCCGTGGAAGAGCAGCTGAGAGAGCGCGCGTCCAAAATGCTGGACAAGACGATGCATCAATGGAGCACGGATTGCTTCCATATCGGCAATCGCGTCCGCAGGACCTTCCCCACGCTGAAGGAATGGTATGCCTATAAATGGAGGGACCATATCAAGGACGCCAAATATCGGCTGGATATCCGGTTTCAGATGCGCAGGCATGGAGATCAGGTCGGACCCGCCGTGGAAGGAGACAAAATGAACTAG
- a CDS encoding MFS transporter — MAQTIGNKQKISTGMMFLLAAACGLTAANLYYSQTLVGPISADLGLSSGAAGLIVTITQIGYVAGLLFIVPMSDMLENRRLIAGALSFVVLALLGAAFSPGPVLFMASALMIGVGSVVAQILVPFAAFLSAEEQRGRVVGNVMSGLLLGIMLARPAASLIAGLWGWQAIFAFSAGLMALLAILLASMLPDRRPVRTLDYGQLLASLLHLFKNTPILRRRAFYQAFLFGSFSLFWTTVPLRLADEYGMSQKGIALFALVGVAGAVAAPIAGRLADRGWTRSLTLGAMSVAILSFLVPALIHGRSGFSLALLFLAAITLDMAVSGNLVVGQRTIYSLGNETRGRLNGLFMAIFFIGGAAGSFLGGLSYAHGGWVATAWLGVSLPLIALVYFFTDSSSRGTEHSPR; from the coding sequence ATGGCACAGACGATCGGCAACAAGCAGAAAATCTCGACCGGCATGATGTTTCTTTTGGCCGCAGCATGCGGACTGACCGCCGCAAACCTTTACTATTCCCAAACGCTAGTCGGTCCAATCAGCGCCGACCTCGGCCTTTCGTCCGGAGCGGCTGGACTTATCGTCACGATTACGCAAATCGGGTATGTCGCCGGCCTGCTGTTCATTGTTCCCATGAGCGACATGCTCGAGAATCGCCGTCTCATCGCAGGAGCGCTGTCTTTTGTCGTATTGGCCTTGCTTGGAGCCGCCTTTTCCCCCGGGCCCGTTCTTTTCATGGCCTCGGCGCTGATGATCGGCGTCGGCTCCGTCGTTGCGCAGATTCTAGTGCCCTTCGCAGCGTTCCTCTCCGCCGAAGAGCAGCGGGGACGCGTAGTCGGCAATGTCATGAGCGGGCTTCTGCTCGGCATTATGCTGGCTCGTCCGGCAGCGAGCCTCATAGCCGGTCTTTGGGGATGGCAAGCGATCTTCGCCTTCTCCGCCGGGCTGATGGCCTTGTTGGCCATCCTGCTCGCATCCATGCTTCCGGATCGCCGCCCCGTCCGGACGCTGGACTACGGACAGCTGCTGGCCTCTCTGCTCCACCTGTTCAAAAACACCCCGATCCTTCGACGCCGCGCCTTCTATCAAGCCTTCCTGTTCGGTTCCTTCAGCTTGTTCTGGACGACGGTGCCTCTAAGATTGGCGGATGAATACGGTATGTCGCAAAAAGGCATCGCTCTGTTTGCATTGGTTGGCGTCGCAGGAGCCGTCGCAGCGCCAATTGCCGGCAGACTGGCAGACAGAGGGTGGACCCGGTCGCTGACGCTGGGAGCGATGTCCGTTGCCATCCTCTCGTTTCTCGTCCCCGCTCTCATCCACGGCCGCTCCGGTTTCTCGCTGGCCTTGCTTTTCCTTGCAGCCATTACATTGGATATGGCCGTATCCGGGAACCTCGTCGTCGGTCAGAGGACGATCTACTCCTTGGGGAATGAAACGAGAGGAAGGTTGAACGGCCTTTTCATGGCCATCTTCTTTATCGGGGGAGCCGCGGGATCGTTCCTCGGCGGCTTGTCGTATGCGCATGGAGGCTGGGTGGCGACGGCCTGGCTCGGCGTCTCGCTTCCGTTGATCGCCCTTGTTTATTTCTTCACTGATTCCAGCTCACGGGGAACTGAACATTCTCCACGATAG
- a CDS encoding GerAB/ArcD/ProY family transporter, with protein sequence MNTHHIGVREAASIGIIFIIAKIFLPFQRSLAESGGTAGWIIALIAALLCPLTWWAIRGVLRHASGGSTLIEATEEIWGPWLGTAWNLVYFSFFFAITFLVLREFSELLASDILPRTPMNIIMIAMLIPIAVVAYAGLEGIGRFCWSAAGLIVASVVVVLLGGLMTHFEPNALQPFWGTGRTRVLSLGLVKSSLFSEMLVFGFLLPRLRKKGQWGKAAWWCMGVSAFTIFITTFVYLFVFPYPTAVRLNVPMFELSRLVIFGRWIQRLESVFLIAWLICAVMKLAIGLYCSAATLSQVMKLPKIQPVIFPLALLVYACSIIPGSEMEAVSWDGQFLRTYGSLVSIGIPMLTWLLGMIRTKLKGRQA encoded by the coding sequence TTGAATACGCATCATATCGGCGTGCGTGAAGCCGCCTCCATCGGGATTATCTTCATCATTGCCAAGATTTTCCTGCCGTTTCAGAGATCGCTGGCGGAATCCGGCGGGACGGCCGGCTGGATCATCGCGCTCATCGCCGCCTTGCTCTGTCCGCTAACCTGGTGGGCGATCCGGGGCGTCCTGCGCCATGCTTCGGGAGGCTCGACGCTGATCGAGGCGACGGAGGAAATATGGGGACCGTGGCTGGGGACGGCATGGAATCTCGTCTATTTCAGCTTTTTCTTCGCCATTACGTTTCTCGTTCTCCGCGAGTTCTCGGAGCTGCTGGCCTCGGATATCCTGCCGCGCACGCCGATGAACATCATCATGATCGCCATGCTGATTCCGATCGCTGTCGTCGCTTATGCAGGGCTTGAAGGAATAGGCCGATTCTGCTGGTCGGCCGCAGGCTTGATCGTCGCAAGCGTCGTCGTCGTGCTCCTCGGCGGCTTGATGACCCATTTCGAGCCGAACGCCTTGCAGCCCTTCTGGGGAACGGGGCGCACGAGGGTCCTTTCCCTCGGCTTGGTGAAGAGCTCCTTGTTCTCGGAAATGCTCGTGTTCGGGTTTCTGCTTCCGCGGCTGCGGAAAAAGGGGCAATGGGGAAAGGCGGCCTGGTGGTGCATGGGAGTATCGGCTTTCACGATTTTCATCACCACATTCGTGTATTTGTTCGTCTTTCCTTACCCGACAGCCGTTCGGCTGAACGTGCCGATGTTCGAGCTCAGCCGGCTCGTCATCTTCGGCAGATGGATCCAGAGGCTGGAAAGCGTGTTCCTCATCGCTTGGCTGATCTGCGCCGTCATGAAGCTGGCCATCGGCTTGTACTGCTCGGCGGCGACTCTGTCCCAAGTAATGAAGCTGCCCAAAATCCAGCCGGTCATCTTCCCGCTGGCGCTGCTCGTCTATGCCTGCTCGATCATTCCCGGCAGCGAGATGGAGGCGGTCTCATGGGACGGGCAATTCCTGAGGACGTACGGCTCGCTCGTCTCGATCGGCATTCCGATGCTGACTTGGCTTCTCGGCATGATCAGGACCAAGCTCAAGGGGAGGCAGGCATGA
- a CDS encoding TetR/AcrR family transcriptional regulator, translating to MMTKRGRPRDPAIQKSILAASYDLLLKDGFKGVTMEKIAEQAGVSKVTVYKWWPNKAAVVMDGFLDAATDRLPVPDTGRVIDDIKIHASNLCRFMTGHEGKMIAALIGEGQEDKVLMEAIRSRYIQPRRMEAIEILRKGRERKELREGAELGLCVDLLYGPLLYRMLVTGEPLHEEFVRQLVDSAFRGLMPPQ from the coding sequence CTGATGACGAAAAGAGGTCGACCGCGTGATCCGGCCATTCAAAAATCCATCTTGGCGGCATCCTACGACCTTTTGTTGAAGGACGGCTTCAAAGGGGTCACGATGGAAAAGATCGCTGAACAAGCTGGGGTCAGCAAAGTCACCGTGTACAAGTGGTGGCCCAACAAAGCGGCAGTGGTGATGGATGGTTTTTTGGATGCGGCAACGGACAGGCTCCCAGTGCCGGATACGGGAAGAGTGATCGATGACATAAAGATCCATGCCTCGAACCTATGCAGGTTCATGACCGGCCATGAAGGGAAAATGATTGCCGCGCTCATCGGCGAAGGCCAGGAGGACAAGGTTTTGATGGAGGCCATCCGCTCCCGCTATATCCAACCCCGCAGGATGGAAGCGATCGAGATCCTGAGAAAAGGGCGGGAGCGGAAGGAATTGAGAGAAGGCGCCGAATTGGGCCTTTGCGTCGATCTGTTATACGGGCCTCTGTTATATCGCATGCTTGTTACAGGAGAGCCCTTGCATGAAGAGTTCGTCCGGCAGCTCGTCGACTCAGCGTTCAGAGGACTCATGCCTCCGCAATGA
- a CDS encoding spore germination protein: MKGWAKLKKYVVADLSNEPSKSFSLGSWEGDGESQAEPPSSAAALPLVPPLLDKEGNPLLLHDKLEENVAWLKRHFSYPLNSGLIFRSISLGKQSRPGMVVYLDSLIEWQHLSRTVISPLVEADLPEDEADALDMAASVFTNGEMEFSHRMGDIADAIVIGSAVVLVDGAGSAGILDVEGMEKRALEAPKTENVVLGPQVGFTEDIRTNISLIRRRLSTPDLIVESGVAGSLSRTRISFVYLKSIANEELVNEVRRRIAAIDIDYIGDSGMVEQLIEDHPNSIYPGILSTERPDRTAAQLADGFVGILVDNSPFALIVPAQFPLFLQTAEDAYLRWHYSTFLRIVRTVGFFMSLYLPALYVAIANYHHEMIPTTLVLAIAGTRESVPLPVSAEAFLLESMFELIREAGVRIPSVIGPTIGIVGALILGQAAVQANIVSPIIVIITSATALASYTIPNYNMQFTTRILRFVYLACASFLGLVGVILLSIMLWTYWMSGNRFGVPSLSPLSPRRPSRDTLIRAPLKKQTKRPISIHPQDMDKIPDERSGDGSMEAAPVKGGDSA; encoded by the coding sequence ATGAAGGGATGGGCAAAGCTGAAAAAATATGTCGTCGCGGATCTGTCGAACGAGCCTTCCAAATCCTTCTCTCTCGGGAGCTGGGAGGGGGACGGAGAGTCGCAGGCAGAGCCTCCGTCTTCTGCAGCGGCGCTTCCCTTGGTCCCGCCGCTGTTGGATAAGGAAGGAAATCCGCTGCTTCTGCATGACAAGCTGGAGGAGAATGTCGCGTGGCTGAAGAGGCATTTTTCCTATCCGCTCAACAGCGGACTCATCTTCCGTTCGATTTCATTGGGCAAGCAGTCGAGACCGGGGATGGTCGTATACCTCGACAGCCTGATTGAATGGCAGCATCTGAGCCGGACGGTCATCTCGCCGCTGGTGGAAGCCGATCTTCCGGAAGACGAGGCCGATGCGTTGGACATGGCCGCTTCCGTTTTTACGAACGGAGAAATGGAATTCTCCCACCGAATGGGAGATATCGCGGACGCCATCGTCATCGGCTCGGCGGTCGTGCTCGTCGACGGCGCCGGCTCGGCGGGAATTCTGGATGTCGAGGGCATGGAGAAGCGGGCGCTGGAGGCTCCCAAAACCGAGAATGTCGTGCTCGGCCCCCAAGTAGGCTTCACGGAGGATATCCGCACGAACATATCCTTGATCCGGCGCCGGCTGAGCACGCCAGATCTCATCGTCGAGTCGGGAGTGGCAGGCAGCCTCTCGAGAACGCGGATTTCCTTCGTCTACTTGAAGTCGATCGCCAACGAGGAGCTCGTGAACGAGGTGCGCCGTCGCATAGCCGCTATCGACATCGATTACATCGGCGACAGCGGGATGGTGGAGCAATTGATCGAGGACCATCCCAATTCCATCTACCCCGGCATTCTCAGCACGGAGAGGCCCGACCGGACGGCGGCTCAGCTGGCCGACGGCTTCGTCGGCATCCTGGTGGACAATTCTCCGTTCGCGCTGATCGTGCCCGCCCAGTTTCCGTTGTTTCTGCAGACGGCCGAAGACGCCTATCTGCGCTGGCATTACAGCACCTTTTTGCGGATCGTGCGGACGGTCGGCTTTTTCATGTCCCTCTACTTGCCGGCTCTCTATGTGGCCATCGCCAATTATCACCATGAGATGATTCCGACGACACTCGTGCTCGCCATTGCCGGCACCCGCGAATCCGTGCCGCTTCCCGTCTCGGCCGAAGCCTTCCTGCTGGAATCGATGTTCGAGCTGATCCGGGAAGCCGGCGTCCGCATCCCGAGCGTCATCGGTCCGACCATCGGCATCGTCGGAGCGCTGATTCTCGGGCAAGCCGCGGTTCAAGCGAATATCGTCAGCCCGATCATCGTCATCATCACCTCGGCTACGGCGCTGGCCTCCTATACGATCCCGAACTACAACATGCAATTCACGACGCGCATCCTGAGATTCGTCTATTTGGCCTGCGCCTCGTTCCTCGGCCTGGTCGGCGTCATCCTGCTGTCCATCATGCTGTGGACGTACTGGATGTCGGGCAACCGGTTCGGAGTGCCGAGCCTGTCGCCTCTCTCCCCCCGCCGCCCGAGCAGGGATACGCTGATCCGGGCTCCCTTGAAAAAGCAGACGAAGCGGCCGATCTCGATCCATCCGCAGGACATGGATAAAATTCCGGATGAGCGCAGCGGAGACGGAAGCATGGAAGCCGCTCCCGTCAAAGGAGGGGATTCCGCTTGA
- a CDS encoding Na+/H+ antiporter subunit A, translating to MIFIVVFFPFLLAALLPLLSRLFGRVHAGWLALPAPALLLIYFASLLPEVSGGKAVEASLPWMPSLDIRFDLAVDGLGMLFALLIGGIGVLVTLYSVFYLDRNKEALTRFYVCLLLFMGAMLGVVLSDHLIALYAFWELTSVSSFLLIAFWHHRQQSRDGAMKSMLITVLGGLSMLAGFLLLYLQTGTFSIRETIALAPGLPGHSLFVPAMLLILLGAFTKSAQFPFHIWLPDAMEAPTPVSAYLHSATMVKAGLYLAARMTPVFAGQAVWYTMLIGAGLLTLFYGSFRAFKQTDLKALLAYSTISQLGLIMALIGLGSVHSGSEGGLESMLSAAALAAAILHLVNHAAFKGTLFMAVGIVDHETGTRDIRKLGGLMALMPVTFTISLLGALSMAGVPPFGGYISKELFLASALDAWRHGLPLRTPVVLVPLVAWLGSVFTFAYSLRFILRTFGGRESGRLERRPHEAPAGLLLPPALLGAAALLLGLAPGLTASPLVAPALASIHPAAAEAEMHFTLWHGLTTEVWMTAGVFALGTGIFFLQRRAALLRDPLPAPVTLNGLYGGVLGGMDRAGRRLTSLYMTGSLRHYTMYLFGFLILALAATAAATGGIAISLRGLAPVTVYEAVILTALIAAAAAVPFARSRLMAIILTGAVGYMVVLFFVVFRAPDLALTQIIVETVSVTLFLLCFYHLPALKRDRESLRFRLPNFIIALGVGAVMTLIALAAFSGRSFESISDYYLKESYRLAGGKNVVNVILVDFRGFDTMLEIVVLGVAAFAIYALIRLRLPQDEPREGADAREKEFRLVYEDVRSNDVILRTLAKVIIFIILTFSLYLLFAGHHEPGGGFIGALMTSSALVLLSMAFGIKTVREAMPVDFRLLAAAGIGVAVLTGVGSIVLGVPFLSHTFGYVDLPVFGKNELATAVIFDLGVYMTVVGITMTIILAIGRDK from the coding sequence TTGATCTTCATCGTCGTCTTTTTCCCTTTCCTGCTGGCCGCCTTGCTGCCGCTCCTGTCCCGTCTGTTCGGACGCGTCCATGCCGGCTGGCTCGCGCTGCCTGCGCCAGCGCTGCTGCTGATCTATTTTGCTTCGCTGCTTCCGGAAGTGAGCGGGGGGAAGGCCGTCGAGGCATCCTTGCCATGGATGCCATCGCTGGATATCCGCTTCGATCTGGCGGTCGACGGCCTCGGCATGCTGTTCGCGCTTCTCATCGGGGGCATCGGAGTGCTCGTCACCTTGTACTCGGTGTTCTATCTCGACCGGAACAAGGAAGCGTTGACCCGCTTCTATGTATGCCTGCTGCTGTTCATGGGAGCCATGCTCGGCGTCGTGCTGTCCGATCATCTCATCGCGCTGTATGCGTTCTGGGAATTGACCAGCGTATCGTCGTTCCTGCTCATCGCCTTCTGGCATCATCGGCAGCAGTCCCGCGACGGAGCGATGAAATCCATGCTGATCACCGTGCTGGGCGGATTGTCCATGCTGGCAGGCTTCCTGCTGCTGTACCTGCAGACGGGCACGTTCAGCATCCGGGAAACCATCGCTCTCGCTCCCGGGCTTCCGGGACATTCCCTGTTCGTCCCGGCCATGCTGCTCATCCTGCTCGGCGCGTTCACCAAATCGGCGCAGTTTCCTTTCCACATCTGGCTGCCGGATGCCATGGAGGCTCCGACTCCGGTCAGCGCCTATCTGCACTCCGCGACGATGGTCAAGGCCGGCTTGTACCTGGCCGCCCGCATGACGCCGGTTTTCGCCGGGCAGGCGGTCTGGTACACCATGCTGATCGGAGCCGGCCTGCTCACGCTCTTTTACGGATCGTTCCGCGCGTTCAAGCAGACCGATCTCAAGGCGCTGCTCGCCTACTCGACGATCAGCCAGCTCGGTCTCATCATGGCCCTGATCGGGCTCGGCTCCGTCCATTCCGGATCGGAAGGAGGGCTGGAATCCATGCTCTCCGCAGCGGCGCTTGCCGCCGCCATCCTGCATCTGGTCAACCATGCCGCCTTCAAAGGAACGCTGTTCATGGCGGTCGGCATCGTCGACCACGAGACGGGAACGAGGGATATCCGCAAGCTGGGGGGACTGATGGCTCTGATGCCGGTCACCTTCACGATATCGCTGCTGGGGGCGCTGTCCATGGCGGGAGTGCCGCCATTCGGCGGTTATATCAGCAAGGAGCTGTTCTTAGCCTCCGCGCTGGACGCCTGGAGGCACGGCTTGCCTCTGCGGACTCCGGTCGTTCTCGTGCCGCTCGTCGCCTGGCTCGGCAGCGTGTTCACATTCGCCTACAGCCTGCGGTTCATTCTCCGCACCTTCGGCGGACGGGAGAGCGGCCGACTGGAGAGGCGGCCGCATGAAGCTCCTGCCGGCTTGCTGCTGCCTCCTGCCTTGCTCGGGGCGGCCGCCCTGCTGCTGGGCCTCGCCCCGGGCTTGACGGCGTCTCCTCTCGTCGCTCCGGCTCTTGCGTCGATCCATCCCGCAGCGGCGGAAGCGGAAATGCATTTCACGCTCTGGCATGGGCTCACCACCGAAGTATGGATGACCGCCGGCGTCTTCGCGCTTGGCACGGGAATCTTCTTCCTGCAGCGCAGAGCGGCGCTGCTCCGCGATCCGCTGCCGGCGCCTGTCACCCTGAACGGATTGTATGGGGGAGTTCTCGGAGGCATGGACCGGGCAGGGCGCCGGCTGACGTCGCTCTATATGACCGGCTCGCTCCGCCATTACACGATGTACTTGTTCGGCTTCCTCATCCTGGCTCTGGCCGCTACAGCGGCGGCGACGGGAGGAATCGCGATTTCCTTGAGGGGGCTGGCGCCGGTAACGGTCTATGAAGCCGTCATCCTGACTGCTCTCATCGCCGCTGCCGCCGCCGTGCCGTTCGCCAGATCGAGGCTGATGGCGATCATCCTGACCGGCGCGGTCGGCTACATGGTCGTCCTGTTCTTTGTCGTCTTCCGAGCGCCGGATCTCGCCCTCACGCAGATCATCGTCGAAACGGTATCGGTCACGCTGTTCCTGCTCTGCTTCTACCATCTGCCGGCCTTGAAGAGGGACCGGGAATCGCTGCGGTTCCGACTGCCCAACTTCATCATCGCGCTGGGAGTCGGGGCCGTCATGACGCTGATCGCCCTCGCGGCGTTCAGCGGACGCTCCTTCGAGTCGATCTCGGACTATTACCTCAAGGAAAGCTACCGGCTGGCCGGGGGCAAAAACGTCGTCAACGTCATCCTGGTCGACTTCCGGGGCTTCGATACGATGCTGGAGATCGTCGTCCTCGGCGTGGCCGCTTTTGCGATCTACGCCTTGATCCGCCTGCGCCTGCCCCAGGATGAGCCGCGGGAGGGGGCGGACGCCAGGGAGAAGGAGTTCCGCCTCGTCTACGAGGACGTCCGCAGCAACGACGTCATCCTGCGGACGCTGGCCAAGGTCATCATCTTCATCATCCTGACCTTCTCGCTCTATCTGCTCTTCGCAGGCCATCACGAGCCTGGAGGAGGCTTCATCGGAGCGCTGATGACGTCGTCCGCGCTTGTGCTGCTGTCCATGGCGTTCGGAATCAAGACGGTGCGCGAGGCGATGCCGGTCGACTTCCGCCTGCTGGCGGCGGCCGGCATCGGAGTGGCCGTCCTGACCGGTGTCGGCTCGATCGTGCTCGGCGTCCCGTTCCTGAGCCATACGTTCGGTTATGTGGACCTGCCTGTGTTCGGTAAAAACGAGCTGGCAACGGCCGTAATCTTCGATCTAGGCGTCTATATGACCGTCGTCGGCATCACCATGACCATCATCCTGGCCATCGGGAGGGACAAGTAA